In [Leptolyngbya] sp. PCC 7376, a genomic segment contains:
- a CDS encoding DUF11 domain-containing protein, which translates to MNNLPFSKQFTQACKAATLSSLMWSSVVPMPSSVAQTSGTSVGSTRICQGLFFNNTREANIANNAFVTFNRVFGQVTPDIVVSGGASTPIIQVFQEGQEIDLNSDDNILNQVQTLGIRDENGNIVPNLGYAIDALETELLAIGLDAAAAESQSLIGIQAFLNTPEQISFENTVLNVIQRIQQNLTAAQQTLIADNLADEVVGQILTFTHPDILIRFGVPDGEVVAIATTVKNRIQSILFNIEGSEDFDIINAEIQSFLLDNQLVGKPYQDTVRTSLENFNQEIDRIQDQQGTSLLSGSEVFFEYSLPNETDESYELRLPTLAELQASGLTGPGTIEELAYRVVRDDDSVAAEGTITSDTADATTFFLPEDAEAFFSVKVQVGSLNNVDDLNISLNLGGNCGGAQQEQSLTIVVSELGLVDPFGEIRSCDGGLLEDYTGFQVALYNTSSNDPTFPLQGLTDLTLTEIPDIGGNNIPLGLAPNDENANPFFLTNADQGRYTFLLDNARGQLDVGRNYVLVVSPPPGSNFLQRRIHIEIIQRQGSIVTYQATAIDGSPLGALTNAIQIDQFTAQGTLTVTDAESVGLRIFAFTLSSIEICQAEEISITKVGDRIAAEPGDTVLYRLNVRSLSSSPVNTLVIDDVLPTGLVLVEDVVKAQFEDQPLEVTVSRNGRNVEFQLPPDFTLETGESFDLVYAAQVTPDGFRGDGENLAFVEGLKTRTNTSVGDGPAIHRLRIEPGIVADCGTLIGRVFVDKNFDGHQQPGEPGIPNAVIFLEDGNRIMTDADGLYSVANVLPGYHTGILDLESVPGYDLAPNRYFIAENGQSRVARLEPGGLARMNFAVTPAIDGEVQ; encoded by the coding sequence GTGAACAATCTTCCTTTCTCAAAACAATTCACCCAAGCTTGTAAGGCCGCGACTCTTTCTAGCCTAATGTGGAGTAGTGTTGTGCCAATGCCAAGTTCTGTTGCTCAAACGAGTGGCACTTCAGTTGGTAGTACCAGAATTTGTCAGGGTTTATTTTTTAACAATACGAGAGAAGCGAATATCGCGAACAACGCGTTTGTGACGTTTAACCGTGTATTTGGGCAGGTAACGCCGGATATCGTTGTTTCTGGTGGTGCTAGTACTCCTATTATCCAAGTTTTCCAAGAAGGACAGGAAATAGACCTGAACTCCGACGACAATATCCTGAATCAAGTTCAAACTTTAGGGATTCGTGATGAGAATGGCAATATTGTTCCTAATTTAGGTTATGCCATTGATGCTTTAGAAACTGAGCTACTGGCAATTGGTCTTGATGCAGCGGCAGCTGAGAGTCAAAGTTTGATCGGGATTCAGGCTTTTTTAAATACTCCAGAGCAAATTTCTTTTGAAAATACTGTCCTCAATGTGATTCAACGCATTCAACAAAATCTGACAGCGGCACAACAGACTTTAATTGCTGATAATCTTGCTGATGAAGTAGTGGGTCAGATTTTAACTTTTACCCATCCTGATATTTTGATTCGGTTTGGCGTCCCAGATGGTGAAGTAGTGGCGATCGCCACTACAGTTAAGAATCGCATTCAAAGTATTCTTTTCAATATTGAAGGTTCTGAAGACTTTGACATTATCAATGCTGAGATCCAAAGTTTTCTTCTTGATAATCAATTAGTAGGCAAGCCATATCAAGATACTGTCCGTACTAGCCTTGAAAATTTCAACCAAGAGATTGATCGCATCCAAGACCAGCAGGGTACAAGCTTGCTGTCTGGCAGCGAAGTCTTTTTTGAGTATTCTTTACCCAATGAGACTGATGAAAGCTATGAGTTGAGACTGCCTACCCTCGCCGAATTACAAGCCTCAGGTTTGACTGGCCCTGGGACAATTGAAGAACTCGCTTACAGAGTTGTTCGTGACGATGATTCCGTTGCAGCGGAAGGCACAATTACTTCAGATACTGCTGATGCAACAACTTTCTTTTTGCCAGAGGATGCCGAGGCCTTCTTCTCCGTTAAAGTTCAGGTTGGTAGTTTGAACAATGTTGATGATTTAAATATTTCTTTGAATCTTGGTGGTAATTGTGGTGGTGCACAACAGGAGCAATCTTTAACGATTGTTGTATCTGAATTAGGTTTAGTGGATCCATTTGGTGAAATTCGGAGTTGTGATGGGGGGCTATTAGAGGATTACACCGGTTTCCAAGTTGCGCTATACAATACCAGCTCTAATGATCCCACCTTCCCCTTACAAGGTTTAACCGATTTAACCCTTACAGAAATCCCTGATATTGGTGGTAATAATATTCCGTTGGGTCTTGCACCTAATGACGAAAATGCAAATCCATTTTTCTTAACTAACGCGGATCAGGGTCGTTACACGTTCCTGTTAGATAATGCTCGTGGTCAGTTAGATGTGGGTCGCAATTATGTTTTGGTCGTGTCACCACCACCAGGTTCGAATTTTCTCCAACGACGGATCCATATTGAGATTATTCAACGGCAAGGCAGTATCGTCACGTATCAAGCTACTGCTATTGATGGCAGTCCCCTTGGTGCTTTGACCAATGCGATACAAATTGACCAATTTACAGCGCAGGGTACTCTCACAGTTACCGATGCAGAAAGTGTTGGTTTACGGATTTTTGCGTTTACTTTGTCGAGTATCGAGATTTGTCAGGCTGAAGAAATCTCTATTACTAAGGTTGGTGATCGCATTGCAGCAGAGCCAGGCGATACCGTTTTATATCGCTTAAATGTACGTAGTTTATCGAGTTCTCCGGTGAATACCCTTGTGATCGATGATGTCTTGCCCACTGGTTTGGTGCTAGTCGAAGATGTGGTGAAAGCTCAGTTTGAAGATCAGCCTTTAGAGGTAACGGTTAGCCGGAATGGACGTAATGTTGAATTCCAATTGCCACCAGACTTTACGCTCGAAACGGGTGAAAGCTTTGATTTGGTCTATGCGGCTCAAGTAACACCAGATGGTTTCCGGGGTGATGGTGAAAATCTTGCCTTTGTGGAAGGTCTTAAGACTCGAACTAATACTTCAGTTGGTGATGGCCCAGCGATTCACCGTTTGCGCATCGAGCCGGGTATTGTTGCAGATTGCGGCACGTTGATTGGTCGGGTATTTGTCGACAAAAACTTTGATGGTCATCAACAACCCGGAGAGCCAGGAATACCTAATGCTGTTATCTTTCTGGAAGATGGCAATCGCATTATGACTGA
- a CDS encoding DUF11 domain-containing protein, whose protein sequence is MKRWPLAVGAALALLGAPLLVGSPVLANLQQAGSSLLAALEGADVQLNLVAEKQIITLNAEGEEVITWEDLGANAEVLPGETLRYTVSGDNLGNQDADNLVISQDIPEQMVYVLASAQTVNSATITYSIDDGQTFVANPTIKVQQPDGSLLEQPAPADMYTDVKWEFDNTLTPQLGVEASYEVQIP, encoded by the coding sequence ATGAAACGTTGGCCTTTGGCTGTAGGTGCAGCCCTCGCTTTACTCGGAGCTCCTCTTTTGGTGGGTTCCCCTGTTTTGGCAAATCTCCAGCAAGCAGGTAGCTCTTTGCTCGCAGCCCTTGAGGGAGCAGATGTTCAGCTCAACCTCGTTGCCGAAAAGCAAATCATTACCCTCAATGCAGAAGGGGAAGAGGTTATTACTTGGGAAGATCTTGGTGCAAATGCAGAGGTTTTGCCCGGTGAGACTCTTCGCTATACCGTCTCTGGTGACAATCTCGGTAATCAGGATGCAGATAATCTCGTGATTAGTCAGGATATTCCAGAGCAAATGGTTTATGTCTTGGCGTCTGCTCAGACTGTTAACAGTGCAACGATCACCTACAGTATTGATGATGGTCAGACTTTTGTGGCTAATCCCACCATTAAAGTTCAGCAGCCTGATGGCTCTTTGCTAGAGCAGCCCGCTCCTGCGGATATGTATACCGATGTGAAATGGGAATTTGACAATACTTTGACTCCTCAGCTTGGTGTTGAAGCGAGTTACGAAGTCCAGATTCCTTAG
- a CDS encoding VWA domain-containing protein: protein MSHLRQQQRQLRRHSQDEQHNYIVPKSHLTPSIAALDMLFCFDTTISMYRFLEQVRSDLGRLSRVIQDNIPKSRVGVIAYGDYCDAKTAYVTRSLGLTTDIDTISQFLWRVQKTDGGDFPEAVEEALFAANQVNWRLGSRRAIALIGDAPPHGVIDSTRNCKYGHFWQQEIKTLKRKGIKLYAIQCGRQRDTERVFREMARETGGVYLNLSNISDLVDLLIGVCMQEVGLLMTFQEQLRQTQRLTTSKKSLLNCLGHGSGGRLLP from the coding sequence ATGTCACATTTACGTCAGCAACAGCGTCAACTACGTCGTCACTCTCAAGACGAGCAACATAATTACATTGTTCCCAAATCTCACCTGACTCCTAGCATTGCGGCTCTAGACATGTTGTTTTGTTTCGACACTACTATTAGTATGTATCGTTTTTTAGAGCAGGTACGCAGTGATCTAGGGCGTCTGTCAAGAGTGATTCAAGACAACATCCCTAAATCGAGGGTAGGGGTCATAGCCTACGGGGACTATTGTGATGCAAAAACAGCTTATGTGACAAGAAGTTTAGGTCTTACGACAGATATTGATACTATTTCTCAATTTCTGTGGCGGGTTCAAAAAACAGATGGTGGGGATTTTCCGGAAGCAGTGGAGGAAGCCTTGTTTGCAGCAAACCAAGTGAATTGGAGGCTTGGAAGTAGACGAGCGATCGCCTTGATTGGGGATGCACCTCCCCACGGTGTAATTGACTCCACTCGCAATTGTAAGTATGGACATTTTTGGCAGCAAGAGATTAAAACGCTCAAACGTAAAGGCATTAAACTCTACGCGATCCAGTGTGGTAGACAGCGAGATACAGAAAGAGTTTTTCGCGAGATGGCGCGAGAGACGGGTGGTGTCTATCTGAATTTAAGCAATATTAGTGATTTGGTGGATTTATTGATCGGTGTTTGCATGCAAGAAGTTGGTCTTTTGATGACATTTCAGGAGCAATTAAGGCAGACACAGCGATTAACGACATCAAAGAAAAGTTTATTGAATTGTCTGGGCCATGGCTCAGGGGGGCGGTTACTGCCATGA
- a CDS encoding pseudouridine synthase, with protein sequence MTERVQKILAHWGIASRRSAEKMIVAGRVTLNGEVVQLGDRADPAIDDLYVDGKKISPTQRPSSHYYLIHKPKGVVSTCYDPRDRPTVLTLLPEDLQQGQGMHPIGRLDAQSTGALLLTNDGDLTLALTHPRYHVSKRYRVWLKGIVPDSTLTTWRNGVILDGRKTLPAKITLKKINQGKTCVDIMLTEGRNRQIRRVAEQLGYPVISLHRSAIGSIKLGNLQRGHARPLTDSELRQLQTPTPTQASPKLPVSHREHSV encoded by the coding sequence ATGACTGAAAGAGTCCAAAAAATTCTGGCACATTGGGGTATCGCTTCCCGAAGAAGTGCAGAAAAAATGATTGTCGCTGGACGTGTCACCCTAAACGGTGAAGTAGTTCAACTGGGTGATCGCGCTGATCCCGCCATAGACGATCTATATGTTGATGGCAAAAAGATTAGTCCGACCCAACGCCCTAGCAGTCATTACTATCTGATTCACAAACCCAAAGGCGTCGTCTCTACCTGTTACGATCCTCGCGATCGCCCAACAGTGTTGACATTGTTGCCAGAAGACTTACAACAGGGACAAGGAATGCATCCCATTGGTAGACTTGATGCCCAGTCAACCGGCGCATTACTCCTGACTAATGATGGTGACTTGACCCTCGCTCTGACCCATCCCCGCTATCATGTCAGCAAACGTTACCGCGTTTGGCTCAAAGGCATCGTCCCCGATAGCACCCTGACAACATGGCGAAATGGCGTAATTTTAGATGGGCGAAAAACCCTTCCAGCAAAAATTACGCTAAAAAAGATTAACCAAGGTAAAACTTGTGTTGATATTATGCTTACCGAAGGAAGGAATCGTCAGATCCGCCGTGTCGCCGAACAATTAGGTTATCCCGTGATTAGCCTCCATCGTTCTGCTATCGGCTCCATCAAATTAGGAAATCTCCAACGAGGTCACGCTCGTCCCCTAACTGATTCTGAACTTCGTCAACTGCAAACACCCACACCCACTCAAGCCTCACCAAAATTGCCCGTCTCGCATCGGGAGCATTCAGTATGA
- a CDS encoding GNAT family N-acetyltransferase, whose amino-acid sequence MNLIKTSRLILRHAKQDDFDVLYNTIFSDVEVLRYVFVGGVLNYEKAHDFFESRFTFDCSNPYGLAVLVEQSTDMIIGFAGLIPTRSVELKGYEFGYVLSKQHWGKGYATEIAQGQISWALYNLDLQKIYALIHPQNKASIHVVEKLNLTRLPSILIEGQGTRIVYSANKYE is encoded by the coding sequence ATGAACTTGATTAAAACTTCTCGTTTGATTTTACGTCACGCTAAACAAGATGATTTTGATGTGCTATACAACACTATTTTTTCTGATGTAGAAGTTCTAAGATATGTCTTTGTTGGCGGTGTTTTAAACTATGAGAAAGCACACGATTTTTTTGAGAGTAGATTTACTTTTGATTGCTCCAACCCTTATGGATTAGCTGTTTTAGTAGAACAATCAACAGATATGATCATCGGTTTTGCTGGGTTGATTCCTACTCGTTCTGTCGAATTAAAGGGCTATGAGTTCGGATATGTCTTATCAAAACAGCATTGGGGAAAAGGCTATGCGACAGAAATTGCTCAAGGCCAAATTTCCTGGGCCTTATACAATCTTGACTTACAAAAAATTTATGCTTTGATTCATCCGCAAAATAAAGCATCTATTCATGTTGTAGAAAAGTTGAATTTAACGCGATTGCCCTCTATTTTGATAGAAGGCCAAGGTACTCGCATCGTTTATTCTGCTAATAAATATGAATGA
- a CDS encoding hydantoinase B/oxoprolinase family protein, translating into MSSMWQFWIDRGGTFTDIVAKCPDGKLITHKLLSENPELYPDAPVQGIRDILGLASYDTIPIDQIDVIKMGTTVATNALLERKGDRLALVITKGLRDALRIGYQHRPDIFALDIQLPEMLYEQVIEAEERLDATGNVLTPLDVDRVRQDLQRVFDTGIRSCGVVLMHSYRYSDHEKQIGAIACEIGFTQVSLSHEVSPLMKLVSRGDTTMVDAYLSPILRRYVDQVSHCLTGKVPLSKRGERAINLMFMQSNGGLAEATQFQGKDSILSGPAGGIVGAVKTAAIAGFEKIITFDMGGTSTDVAHYDGEYERSLETEIAGVRMRTPMMAIHTVAAGGGSLVQFDGGRFRVGPESAGANPGPACYGKGGELTVTDCNVMLGKIQPAFFPKVFGHDGHQPLDKEIVHQKFEQLATELRQNTAEIAAGFLAIAVDNMSNAIKQISLQRGYDVSDYTLCCFGGAGGQHACAIAATLGMKRILIHPFAGVLSAYGIGLAEIRILKEKSIETLLDEDIFETLQQGFGQLEIFARQELEQQKISTATTQLLRQVHLKYQGTDSSLSVNFDACAQMRAEFEASHQKRYGFSISDKSLIVELITLELVCETQAATEARISRRSPQQAQPVTTVQMYSAGQWRETPIYQREDLQPGDVITSPALVIEKTGTNVIESGWQGKITDHNHLILELVEEIKETNVNSESLDLKPDPVRLEIFNNLFRAIAEQMGVTLQNTSYSVNIKERLDFSCAIFDQSGHLVANAPHIPVHLGSMSESIYSLIQAKGDRLKPGDVYMLNNPYNGGTHLPDVTVITPVFTMAEPIASLSKGGGEAGGIKDLEQTRPLFYVASRGHHADLGGITPGSMPPQSRHIDEEGILIDNFQLVKNNVFQEVAVTKLLTESPYPVRNLTQNLADLQAQIAANEKGVQEIHCIVQSYGLGTVQTYMQHVQDNAEAAVKKVIHTLNDGKFSLALDSGDRLMVAISVNHQAETITVDFTGTSPQSKTNFNAPKAVTQAAVLYVFRTLVQDDIPLNYGCLKPINIIVPEGCLLNPKYPAAVVAGNVEISQNITDCLYGALGVLAASQGTMNNFTFGNEKYQYYETICGGSGAGKNFHGTDAVQTHMTNSRLTDPEVLEWRFPVLLEEFSIRKNSGGLGEFKGGNGVIRRVQFLEPMTAAILSSRRQVEPFGLDGGHAGKIGENKLIRADEETENLTPTVERQMEIGDRLEIKTPGGGGYGTNILKE; encoded by the coding sequence ATGTCTTCTATGTGGCAATTTTGGATTGATCGAGGTGGCACATTCACAGATATTGTCGCGAAATGCCCTGATGGCAAGCTTATTACCCACAAATTGTTGTCAGAAAATCCTGAGCTCTATCCTGATGCTCCTGTGCAAGGTATACGGGATATTTTGGGGTTAGCGTCCTATGACACAATTCCCATAGATCAAATCGATGTGATCAAAATGGGCACAACGGTGGCAACCAATGCTCTCCTCGAGCGGAAAGGCGATCGCCTTGCTTTAGTGATTACGAAGGGATTACGTGATGCATTACGGATCGGCTATCAGCATCGTCCTGATATTTTTGCACTGGATATTCAGTTACCGGAAATGCTTTATGAGCAAGTAATTGAAGCAGAGGAGCGGTTGGATGCGACGGGAAATGTTTTAACGCCTTTGGATGTGGATCGAGTGCGGCAAGATCTCCAACGGGTATTCGATACAGGGATTCGGAGTTGTGGTGTGGTGTTGATGCACAGTTATCGCTATTCCGACCATGAAAAACAAATTGGGGCGATCGCCTGTGAGATTGGGTTTACGCAAGTGTCCCTATCTCATGAAGTTAGCCCGCTAATGAAGCTCGTTAGCCGTGGCGATACGACGATGGTAGATGCTTATCTGTCGCCAATTTTGCGCCGCTACGTCGATCAAGTGAGTCACTGTCTAACAGGCAAAGTCCCCCTTTCAAAGAGAGGAGAAAGAGCAATAAATCTCATGTTTATGCAATCTAATGGTGGTTTAGCGGAGGCGACTCAGTTTCAAGGGAAAGATAGTATTTTGTCGGGGCCTGCGGGCGGGATTGTCGGAGCAGTAAAAACGGCGGCGATCGCCGGATTTGAGAAAATCATCACCTTTGATATGGGCGGCACTTCGACGGATGTGGCTCATTATGACGGCGAATATGAACGGAGTTTAGAAACCGAAATTGCGGGTGTGCGGATGCGGACGCCGATGATGGCGATTCATACTGTGGCGGCGGGAGGTGGTTCCCTCGTGCAATTTGATGGGGGACGCTTTCGGGTGGGACCTGAGTCAGCTGGTGCTAATCCAGGGCCTGCTTGCTATGGCAAAGGTGGTGAACTGACGGTCACAGATTGCAATGTGATGCTCGGTAAAATTCAGCCAGCATTTTTCCCGAAAGTGTTTGGACACGATGGCCATCAACCTCTCGACAAAGAGATTGTTCACCAAAAATTTGAGCAGCTAGCGACAGAGTTAAGACAAAATACTGCGGAAATTGCGGCTGGGTTTCTGGCGATCGCCGTGGACAACATGAGCAATGCCATCAAACAGATTTCTCTGCAACGGGGCTATGACGTGAGTGATTATACGTTGTGCTGTTTCGGTGGGGCTGGTGGGCAACATGCTTGTGCGATCGCCGCGACTTTGGGCATGAAACGCATTTTGATTCACCCATTTGCAGGGGTGTTGTCGGCCTATGGAATCGGCTTAGCTGAGATTCGCATTCTTAAAGAGAAATCTATTGAAACATTATTAGATGAAGACATTTTTGAGACCCTTCAGCAAGGATTTGGGCAGCTCGAAATATTTGCGAGACAAGAGTTAGAGCAACAAAAAATTAGCACTGCTACAACCCAGCTTCTGCGACAAGTGCATCTGAAATATCAAGGGACGGATTCGAGTCTCAGCGTTAACTTTGATGCTTGTGCTCAGATGCGAGCAGAATTTGAGGCATCCCATCAAAAACGCTATGGTTTCTCGATTTCAGATAAGTCTTTAATCGTGGAGCTGATTACGCTGGAGCTGGTTTGTGAAACCCAAGCGGCCACTGAAGCAAGAATTTCGCGGCGATCGCCCCAGCAGGCTCAACCCGTTACCACCGTCCAAATGTATAGTGCCGGTCAATGGCGAGAGACACCCATTTATCAACGCGAAGATTTACAGCCCGGTGATGTGATTACGAGTCCGGCTTTAGTGATTGAAAAGACGGGCACAAATGTGATCGAATCCGGCTGGCAGGGCAAAATTACTGACCATAACCATTTGATTTTGGAACTAGTTGAAGAAATCAAAGAGACGAATGTAAATTCCGAAAGCCTTGACCTCAAACCTGATCCAGTACGCCTCGAAATTTTCAATAATCTCTTTCGGGCGATCGCCGAGCAGATGGGAGTGACATTACAAAACACCAGTTATTCGGTGAATATCAAAGAGCGACTAGATTTTTCCTGTGCAATTTTTGACCAATCTGGCCATTTAGTCGCCAATGCCCCCCACATTCCAGTGCATCTCGGATCGATGAGTGAAAGCATTTATAGCCTGATCCAAGCGAAGGGCGATCGCCTCAAACCGGGTGATGTATATATGCTCAATAACCCCTATAACGGTGGTACACATTTGCCTGATGTCACTGTAATTACTCCAGTTTTCACTATGGCGGAACCCATTGCCTCCCTTTCAAAGGGAGGTGGCGAAGCCGGAGGGATTAAAGATTTAGAGCAAACTAGACCTCTTTTCTACGTTGCTTCACGAGGGCACCATGCGGATTTAGGCGGTATTACGCCAGGATCAATGCCACCCCAAAGTCGCCATATCGACGAAGAAGGCATCTTAATCGACAATTTCCAACTTGTTAAAAATAATGTTTTCCAAGAAGTTGCCGTCACTAAACTACTAACCGAATCCCCATATCCTGTCCGCAACCTCACCCAAAACCTCGCCGATCTCCAAGCCCAAATTGCTGCAAATGAAAAAGGCGTTCAGGAAATTCACTGCATTGTTCAATCCTATGGCTTAGGGACAGTGCAGACCTATATGCAGCATGTTCAGGATAATGCTGAAGCTGCTGTAAAAAAGGTGATTCACACTCTCAATGATGGCAAATTTAGCTTAGCTCTCGATAGTGGCGATCGCCTTATGGTCGCAATTAGCGTGAATCATCAAGCCGAAACAATAACTGTTGATTTTACTGGGACATCCCCCCAATCAAAAACGAATTTTAATGCACCAAAAGCAGTTACCCAAGCGGCTGTTTTATATGTTTTTCGGACGCTAGTTCAAGATGATATCCCACTGAATTATGGCTGCCTCAAACCGATTAATATAATTGTTCCAGAAGGCTGTTTGCTAAATCCTAAATACCCTGCTGCAGTCGTTGCTGGGAATGTCGAAATTTCCCAAAATATTACCGATTGTTTGTATGGGGCTCTCGGTGTTTTAGCTGCATCCCAAGGCACGATGAATAATTTCACATTTGGGAATGAAAAATACCAGTATTACGAAACAATTTGTGGTGGGTCAGGTGCAGGCAAAAACTTCCATGGAACTGATGCTGTTCAAACCCATATGACCAATTCCCGATTAACCGATCCAGAAGTTTTAGAATGGCGTTTTCCCGTATTACTCGAAGAATTTTCAATCCGAAAAAATAGTGGTGGTCTTGGTGAATTTAAAGGTGGGAATGGCGTGATTCGTCGTGTTCAATTTCTAGAACCAATGACCGCTGCAATTTTATCTAGTCGCCGCCAAGTGGAGCCTTTTGGTTTAGATGGTGGTCACGCTGGAAAAATAGGTGAAAATAAATTGATTAGAGCTGATGAGGAGACTGAAAATCTTACTCCCACTGTAGAAAGACAAATGGAGATAGGCGATCGCCTCGAAATCAAAACACCGGGCGGCGGCGGATATGGCACAAATATATTGAAAGAGTAA
- a CDS encoding pentapeptide repeat-containing protein, producing the protein MNYYEILGVPVCASPKEIKRAYRKKAIEIHPDTLGGEAMDSLRQLAEERLKELNLIYEVLSEPQQRSEYDQSLHGDRKQELVKEIDYFCELGELEQAVAIAKNLYGLFPTDNECGDILAEVLYALAVAVSETITVDELHKVEAYLKEALAVVYSAELRAQVEADLALLQHHAHKAETYQASSTASDDEITTTRAVRLLQAGEAGIRAWNLFRQCETYIPDLSGIDLSGADLSETNLQGVRLNKAKLVGTQLTGSNLDGADLSEADLSGAIADQGSFIGANLTATQWIEGSFTGSNFSDAKFDKATLNHANGQQAIFCNASLQQVQWIDGNLDETHCHKANFSGAILTNTKAKKSIFTEVILANSHWENANLMDTDFSGADLGRAEIINANLQGTTFTQAKLVGTNFNGSNISTSKSYSYHHVGIDFSGSDLSCATLIGVNLCKSDFSDAKLQNTKFDHADLGGCSLANASINNTSLLGTNLRDADLTGTRFYFAYVDIETNIAGAKGI; encoded by the coding sequence ATGAATTATTACGAAATATTGGGTGTGCCAGTTTGTGCGTCGCCAAAGGAAATTAAGCGGGCATATCGAAAAAAAGCCATTGAGATACATCCTGATACTTTGGGTGGAGAGGCGATGGATTCTCTACGTCAATTAGCGGAGGAACGGCTGAAAGAGCTAAATCTTATTTATGAGGTGTTGTCGGAGCCGCAGCAACGGTCCGAGTATGATCAATCTCTTCATGGCGATCGCAAACAAGAGTTGGTGAAGGAGATTGATTATTTCTGTGAGCTAGGGGAACTGGAACAGGCGGTGGCGATCGCCAAAAATTTGTACGGTTTATTTCCAACAGATAATGAGTGCGGCGATATCTTAGCGGAGGTTTTGTATGCTTTGGCTGTCGCTGTGTCAGAAACGATTACGGTGGATGAGCTACATAAAGTCGAAGCGTATTTAAAAGAAGCTTTAGCGGTTGTCTATTCGGCAGAGCTTAGGGCACAAGTCGAAGCAGATTTAGCGTTATTGCAGCACCATGCTCACAAGGCAGAAACTTATCAAGCAAGCTCAACAGCCTCCGATGATGAGATCACGACAACAAGAGCTGTCAGATTATTGCAGGCAGGCGAAGCAGGTATTCGGGCGTGGAATTTATTTCGGCAATGTGAAACCTATATCCCAGATTTAAGCGGCATCGATCTCAGTGGAGCAGATTTAAGCGAAACGAATTTACAAGGGGTTAGGCTCAATAAAGCAAAGCTGGTTGGCACTCAGCTCACAGGCTCCAATCTCGACGGAGCTGATCTCTCAGAAGCTGATCTCTCAGGGGCGATCGCCGACCAAGGGAGTTTTATCGGTGCAAATCTGACCGCAACCCAATGGATAGAAGGCAGCTTTACAGGCAGTAATTTTTCAGACGCAAAATTCGATAAAGCAACCCTCAATCACGCCAACGGACAGCAAGCCATCTTTTGTAATGCGAGTCTCCAGCAGGTGCAATGGATCGACGGGAATCTTGACGAAACCCATTGTCATAAAGCTAATTTTTCCGGCGCAATTCTCACCAATACAAAAGCGAAAAAAAGTATTTTCACAGAAGTGATTCTAGCAAACTCCCATTGGGAAAATGCCAATTTAATGGACACTGATTTTTCGGGAGCAGACCTTGGCCGCGCGGAAATTATCAATGCCAATTTACAAGGCACAACTTTTACCCAAGCAAAGCTCGTTGGCACAAACTTTAATGGCAGTAATATTTCAACTAGCAAAAGCTATTCTTATCACCATGTAGGGATTGACTTTTCAGGTTCGGATTTGTCTTGCGCCACCTTAATTGGAGTCAATCTTTGCAAATCTGATTTTAGTGATGCAAAGTTGCAAAACACCAAATTTGACCATGCAGATTTAGGCGGGTGTAGCTTAGCAAATGCATCTATTAACAACACTAGTTTACTCGGCACGAATTTACGCGATGCAGATCTCACAGGCACAAGATTTTATTTCGCCTATGTCGATATTGAAACCAATATTGCTGGTGCTAAAGGAATCTAA